The Triticum aestivum cultivar Chinese Spring chromosome 7B, IWGSC CS RefSeq v2.1, whole genome shotgun sequence genome window below encodes:
- the LOC123163043 gene encoding uncharacterized protein — protein sequence MEDVGFEFLVDVVDRFPFRQDFADSLNLPDPVPLAVLPRIAASAEPAEWNAVYWCGQRIGGARQGRPQDDGRQRREASPTRSAESTDRVNLEGLDGQKGYVLGVRRRTEHVSI from the exons ATGGAAGATGTTGGCTTCGAGTTCCTGGTGGATGTTGTCGACAG GTTTCCATTCCGTCAAGACTTTGCGGACAGCTTGAACCTCCCAGATCCGGTTCCTCTGGCGGTCCTCCCGCGGATTGCTGCGAGCGCTGAGCCGGCTGAGTGGAATGCCGTCTACTGGTGCGGCCAGCGTATTGGCGGCGCTAGACAGGGCAGGCCGCAGGACGACGGGCGACAGCGGCGGGAGGCTTCTCCGACAAGGTCGGCGGAGTCAACGGACAGGGTGAATCTGGAGGGTCTGGATGGACAAAAAG GTTACGTCTTGGGAGTGCGCCGCCGGACAGAACACGTGTCCATCTAG